From Streptomyces sp. NBC_00775, one genomic window encodes:
- a CDS encoding DUF742 domain-containing protein, producing MTDDHWYEDETGSMVRPYTVTRGRTRPSDRHTIDLMSQVTAVETDEGQPGVDHAGAALLDLVRRGPRPVVELAADADLPLTVVRVLLGDLAEAGLVRIDAPRRTEPGAPTADPELLREIVERLREL from the coding sequence GTGACCGACGACCACTGGTACGAGGACGAGACCGGTTCGATGGTGCGGCCCTACACCGTGACACGGGGCCGGACCCGGCCCTCGGACCGGCACACGATCGATCTGATGTCGCAGGTCACAGCCGTGGAGACGGATGAGGGGCAGCCGGGCGTCGACCACGCCGGCGCCGCCCTGCTCGACCTGGTGCGCCGCGGACCCCGGCCGGTCGTCGAGCTCGCCGCGGACGCCGACCTGCCCCTGACCGTCGTACGTGTGCTGCTCGGCGACCTCGCCGAAGCCGGTCTGGTGCGCATCGACGCACCGCGGCGGACGGAGCCGGGTGCGCCGACGGCCGACCCGGAGCTGCTGCGCGAGATCGTGGAGCGGCTGCGCGAGCTGTGA
- a CDS encoding carbon-nitrogen hydrolase family protein — protein MRTALLQSSGRPGSVVENLKVLDETAGRAAAAGAGLVAAPEMFLTGYAIGDDIARLAEPADGDSADAIAEIATRHGVAVAYGYPERDGERVFNSAQLISADGTRLANYRKTHLFGCFERDHFTPGEQPVVQAELNGLRVGLMICYDVEFPENVRAHALAGTDLLVVPTAQMHPFQFVAESVVPVRAFENQMYVAYVNRVGPEGEFEFVGLSTLAGPDGVARARAGRGEELVFADADPVFLAASREANPYLKDRRPGLYGSLI, from the coding sequence ATGCGCACAGCCCTGCTCCAGAGCTCCGGCCGCCCCGGCTCGGTCGTCGAGAACCTCAAGGTTCTCGACGAGACCGCGGGCCGTGCCGCCGCCGCCGGCGCAGGGCTGGTGGCGGCGCCGGAGATGTTCCTCACCGGGTACGCGATCGGCGACGACATCGCCCGCCTCGCGGAGCCCGCCGACGGCGACTCCGCCGACGCGATCGCCGAGATCGCCACCCGGCACGGCGTGGCCGTCGCCTACGGCTACCCCGAGCGCGACGGCGAGCGGGTCTTCAACTCCGCGCAGCTGATCTCCGCCGACGGCACCCGTCTCGCGAACTACCGCAAGACCCACCTCTTCGGCTGCTTCGAGCGCGACCACTTCACGCCCGGCGAGCAGCCCGTCGTACAGGCGGAGCTGAACGGCCTCCGCGTCGGCCTCATGATCTGCTACGACGTCGAGTTCCCGGAGAACGTCCGCGCGCACGCCCTCGCCGGCACCGACCTCCTCGTCGTCCCGACCGCGCAGATGCATCCGTTCCAGTTCGTCGCCGAGTCTGTCGTCCCGGTGCGCGCCTTCGAGAACCAGATGTACGTCGCGTACGTCAACCGGGTCGGTCCGGAGGGGGAGTTCGAGTTCGTCGGACTGTCCACGCTGGCCGGGCCCGACGGGGTCGCCCGTGCCCGGGCCGGACGCGGCGAGGAGCTCGTCTTCGCCGACGCCGACCCCGTCTTCCTCGCGGCCTCGCGCGAGGCGAACCCGTATCTGAAGGACCGCCGCCCCGGCCTCTACGGGTCGCTCATCTGA
- a CDS encoding flavin monoamine oxidase family protein, translating into MTSTVPNAVQHADVQQPPITMFGPDFPYAYDDFLAHPAGLGQIPATEHGTEVAVIGGGLSGIVAAYELMKMGLKPVVYEADEIGGRLRTVGFEGCDPSLTAEMGAMRFPPSSTALQHYIDLVGLETKAFPNPLAESTPSTVVDLKGESHYATTVDDLPQVYRDVMNAWNACLEDGADFSDMNQAMRERDVPRIREIWAKLVEKLDNQTFYGFLCDSESFKSFRHREIFGQVGFGTGGWDTDFPNSILEILRVVYTEADDHHRGIVGGSQQLPLRLWEREPEKIVHWAYGTSLSTLHDGTPRPAVTRLHRTAGNQITVTDANGDIRTFKSAIFTAQSWMLLSKIACDDSLFPIDHWTAIERTHYMESSKLFVPVDRPFWLDKAVDDRGNPTGRDVMSMTLTDRMTRGTYLLDEGPDKPAVICLSYTWCDDSLKWLPLSANERMEVMLKSLGEIYPKVDIRKHIIGNPVTVSWENEPYFMGAFKANLPGHYRYQRRLFTHFMQDALPEDKRGIFLAGDDISWTAGWAEGAVQTALNAVWGVMHQLGGATDSTNPGPGDVYDEIAPVELPED; encoded by the coding sequence ATGACGTCCACCGTGCCCAACGCCGTCCAGCACGCCGACGTGCAGCAGCCGCCGATCACCATGTTCGGCCCGGACTTCCCGTACGCGTACGACGACTTCCTCGCGCACCCCGCGGGCCTCGGCCAGATACCCGCGACCGAGCACGGCACCGAGGTCGCGGTCATCGGCGGCGGCCTGTCCGGCATCGTGGCCGCGTACGAGCTGATGAAGATGGGCCTCAAGCCCGTCGTCTACGAGGCCGACGAGATCGGCGGACGGCTGCGGACCGTGGGCTTCGAGGGATGCGACCCGTCGCTCACCGCCGAGATGGGCGCCATGCGCTTCCCGCCGTCCTCCACGGCCCTCCAGCACTACATCGACCTGGTGGGCCTGGAGACCAAGGCGTTCCCCAACCCCCTCGCCGAGTCCACGCCCTCGACGGTCGTCGACCTCAAGGGCGAGTCGCACTACGCGACCACCGTCGACGACCTGCCGCAGGTCTACCGCGACGTGATGAACGCCTGGAACGCCTGTCTCGAAGACGGCGCCGACTTCTCCGACATGAACCAGGCCATGCGCGAGCGCGACGTCCCGCGCATCCGTGAGATCTGGGCGAAGCTCGTCGAGAAGCTCGACAACCAGACCTTCTACGGCTTCCTCTGCGACTCGGAGTCCTTCAAGTCCTTCCGGCACCGCGAGATCTTCGGCCAGGTCGGCTTCGGCACGGGCGGCTGGGACACCGACTTCCCGAACTCCATCCTGGAGATCCTGCGCGTCGTCTACACCGAGGCCGACGACCACCACCGCGGCATCGTCGGCGGCTCCCAGCAGCTGCCGCTGCGCCTGTGGGAGCGCGAGCCGGAGAAGATCGTCCACTGGGCGTACGGCACCTCGCTGTCGACGCTGCACGACGGCACCCCGCGCCCGGCCGTGACCCGGCTGCACCGCACCGCGGGCAACCAGATCACCGTCACCGACGCGAACGGCGACATCCGCACCTTCAAGTCGGCCATCTTCACCGCCCAGTCCTGGATGCTGCTGTCGAAGATCGCCTGCGACGACTCGCTCTTCCCGATCGACCACTGGACCGCGATCGAGCGGACCCACTACATGGAGTCCTCGAAGCTCTTCGTGCCTGTCGACCGGCCGTTCTGGCTCGACAAGGCCGTCGACGACAGGGGAAATCCGACCGGCCGGGACGTCATGTCGATGACGCTCACTGACCGCATGACGCGCGGCACCTACCTCCTTGACGAGGGTCCGGACAAGCCGGCCGTCATCTGCCTCTCGTACACGTGGTGCGACGACAGCCTGAAGTGGCTGCCGCTGTCCGCGAACGAGCGGATGGAGGTCATGCTGAAGTCGCTCGGCGAGATCTACCCGAAGGTCGACATCAGGAAGCACATCATCGGCAACCCGGTGACCGTGTCCTGGGAGAACGAGCCCTACTTCATGGGCGCGTTCAAGGCCAACCTGCCGGGCCACTACCGCTACCAGCGCCGCCTGTTCACGCACTTCATGCAGGACGCGCTGCCCGAGGACAAGCGGGGCATCTTCCTCGCCGGTGACGACATCTCCTGGACGGCCGGCTGGGCCGAGGGCGCCGTGCAGACCGCGCTGAACGCGGTCTGGGGCGTCATGCACCAGCTGGGCGGGGCGACCGACTCGACCAACCCCGGGCCCGGCGACGTCTACGACGAGATCGCGCCCGTCGAGCTGCCGGAGGACTGA
- a CDS encoding LLM class F420-dependent oxidoreductase, which yields MATRLGLSLPQTHQYDIGRDVPDVARAAEEIGFESLWVFERALFPEPATQGLYGMPGVPWPSAYRGLAEPLVTLTLAASATRRARLGTSVLVAPLHGPFQLARALGTLDAASGGRVVAGLGTGWSLDEYAAAGVAPFEERGKVLDEVLDVCRAVWGPDPVHYEGRLTKIASAVVAPKPARPIPVLLPAFSKKSLSRLIARGDGWMPVAMGAEQLATQWQGVRDLAAERGRTEPIESVARINLRYTAKSYDGADRAPFQGNIDQIVTDLAAHAEVGLDEYFLDFGDAPRDAGELKDLAAEVYSAARAAGV from the coding sequence ATGGCCACTCGGCTCGGGCTGAGTCTTCCGCAGACGCACCAGTACGACATCGGACGCGACGTGCCGGACGTGGCGCGCGCGGCCGAGGAGATCGGCTTCGAGAGCCTGTGGGTGTTCGAGCGCGCCCTGTTCCCGGAGCCCGCGACACAGGGGCTGTACGGCATGCCGGGAGTGCCCTGGCCCTCGGCGTACCGCGGCCTCGCCGAACCACTGGTGACGCTGACCCTGGCCGCCTCGGCCACGCGGCGGGCGCGGCTCGGCACGAGTGTCCTGGTCGCCCCGCTGCACGGCCCGTTCCAGCTGGCCAGGGCCCTCGGCACGTTGGACGCGGCCAGCGGTGGCCGGGTCGTGGCGGGCCTCGGCACGGGCTGGTCGCTCGACGAGTACGCGGCCGCGGGAGTGGCCCCGTTCGAGGAGCGCGGCAAGGTTCTGGACGAGGTCCTCGACGTGTGCCGCGCGGTGTGGGGCCCCGACCCGGTGCACTACGAGGGCCGCCTGACCAAGATCGCGTCGGCCGTGGTCGCCCCCAAGCCCGCCCGGCCGATCCCGGTCCTGCTGCCCGCGTTCAGCAAGAAGTCGCTGTCCCGGCTCATCGCGCGCGGCGACGGCTGGATGCCGGTGGCCATGGGGGCCGAGCAGCTCGCCACCCAGTGGCAGGGGGTGCGGGACCTCGCGGCCGAGCGGGGGCGGACGGAGCCGATCGAGTCGGTGGCGCGGATCAACCTCCGGTACACGGCCAAGTCGTACGACGGCGCGGACCGCGCCCCCTTCCAGGGCAATATCGACCAGATCGTGACGGACCTCGCGGCCCACGCCGAGGTCGGCCTCGACGAGTACTTCCTCGACTTCGGCGACGCCCCGCGGGATGCCGGGGAGCTCAAGGACCTCGCCGCCGAGGTGTACTCGGCGGCGCGGGCGGCCGGGGTCTGA
- a CDS encoding DUF5995 family protein, with product MAQLAQFSNPVSAVDTVVSRMRTLEAVLPERDGVAVFNRVYLAVTEEVDRRLDAGEFADPGAAITLDVRFAERYLTVAEEGWAPACWRPVLQFRRHPGVRPLQFALAGINAHIGHDLALAVVDTCRTLGCEPADLEDEFDRVGDLLVSLEERVREDLMPGPDLLQIADPLTHLLGSWSLERARDATWSAARALWALRGLPDLAEEFAHRLDAAVGFAGRMLLTPLPD from the coding sequence ATGGCGCAGTTGGCACAGTTCAGCAATCCCGTAAGCGCGGTGGACACCGTCGTCTCCCGTATGCGCACCCTGGAGGCGGTCCTGCCCGAGCGGGACGGGGTCGCGGTCTTCAACCGTGTCTACCTCGCCGTCACCGAGGAGGTCGACCGGCGCCTGGACGCCGGGGAGTTCGCGGATCCCGGGGCCGCGATCACGCTGGACGTGCGGTTCGCGGAGCGCTATCTGACGGTGGCCGAGGAGGGCTGGGCGCCCGCCTGCTGGCGGCCCGTGCTCCAGTTCCGGCGCCATCCCGGGGTACGTCCGCTGCAGTTCGCGCTCGCGGGCATCAACGCGCACATCGGGCACGATCTGGCGCTGGCCGTCGTGGACACCTGTCGTACGCTCGGCTGCGAACCGGCCGATCTGGAGGACGAGTTCGACCGCGTGGGCGACCTCCTCGTCTCGCTGGAGGAACGCGTCCGCGAAGATCTGATGCCGGGTCCCGACCTGCTCCAGATCGCCGATCCGCTCACCCATCTGCTCGGCTCGTGGAGCCTGGAGCGGGCACGCGACGCCACCTGGTCGGCCGCGCGGGCCCTGTGGGCGCTGCGCGGACTCCCCGACCTGGCCGAGGAGTTCGCGCACCGCCTCGACGCGGCGGTGGGCTTCGCCGGCCGGATGCTGCTCACTCCGCTGCCGGACTGA
- a CDS encoding glycoside hydrolase family 6 protein — translation MVAAASVVVAVGSATGMMSALDGNRPSDDAKPLVTRSPSLQPLPAVPTPSRTPASPSPASSASPSPKPAPKPSPSKKKPVTVAAPALLYRHPDSQVLDWVAAHPGDSRRDVIESRIADRPAAVWFADFTPATITARVRAVTSAAAAQGRVPVVVPYAIPQRDCGGASEGGAPDLAAYDGWIDKFAAGLGSGEVIVILEPDSIAQSDCLTEGRQADRFASLARAGRVFKAANRKARVYYDAGHSDWNPVDKQASLLDQAGAASPASSDGIFTNVSNFHRTSDEIPYARHVLSALGGPASLGAVIDTSRNGNGAPADGEWCDPAGRKIGQAPTLNTGEARIDAYLWVKLPGESDGCKGTPGTFSAEYAYELAR, via the coding sequence ATGGTTGCGGCGGCCTCGGTCGTGGTCGCGGTCGGCAGCGCCACGGGGATGATGTCCGCGCTCGACGGCAACCGCCCCTCCGACGACGCCAAACCGCTGGTCACCCGCTCGCCGAGCCTCCAGCCGCTGCCTGCCGTACCGACGCCGTCGCGCACGCCGGCCTCGCCGTCCCCGGCCTCCTCCGCATCCCCGTCGCCGAAGCCGGCCCCGAAGCCCTCCCCGAGCAAGAAGAAGCCGGTGACCGTGGCCGCACCCGCCCTGCTCTACCGCCACCCCGACTCCCAGGTCCTCGACTGGGTCGCGGCCCATCCCGGCGACTCGCGTCGCGACGTCATCGAGTCCCGGATAGCCGACCGCCCGGCCGCCGTCTGGTTCGCGGACTTCACACCGGCCACCATCACCGCGCGGGTCAGGGCGGTCACCTCGGCCGCCGCCGCGCAGGGCCGGGTCCCGGTCGTCGTGCCGTACGCCATCCCGCAGCGGGACTGCGGCGGCGCCTCGGAGGGCGGGGCGCCCGACCTCGCCGCGTACGACGGCTGGATCGACAAGTTCGCGGCGGGTCTCGGCTCCGGCGAGGTCATCGTCATCCTGGAGCCCGACTCGATCGCCCAGTCCGACTGCCTCACCGAGGGCCGGCAGGCCGACCGGTTCGCCTCGCTGGCCCGCGCGGGCCGCGTCTTCAAGGCCGCGAACCGCAAGGCCCGCGTCTACTACGACGCCGGCCACTCCGACTGGAACCCCGTCGACAAACAGGCCTCGCTGCTCGACCAGGCGGGCGCCGCCTCACCCGCCTCCTCCGACGGCATCTTCACCAACGTGTCCAATTTCCACCGTACGAGCGACGAGATCCCGTACGCCCGACACGTGCTGTCCGCGCTCGGCGGCCCCGCGAGCCTGGGCGCCGTCATCGACACCAGCCGGAACGGCAACGGCGCCCCGGCCGACGGCGAGTGGTGCGATCCGGCGGGCCGCAAGATCGGACAGGCGCCGACCCTGAACACCGGGGAGGCCAGGATCGACGCCTATCTCTGGGTGAAGCTGCCGGGGGAGTCCGACGGGTGCAAGGGCACGCCGGGGACCTTCTCGGCGGAGTACGCCTACGAGCTGGCGCGCTGA
- a CDS encoding uracil-xanthine permease family protein: protein MDLGVRWKLHGDGRTPAPGAVVRPDERLTWPRTFGLGAQHVVAMFGASFVAPVLMGLDPNLAIMMSGVATVIFLLATRGRVPSYLGCSLSFVGVAAVIRAQGGTSATVTGAVFVVGIALFLVGLAVRRFGARIIHATMPPIVTGAVVMLIGFNLAPVTASTYWPQDQWTALLTMLFTGLAVVCLRGFWSRIAIFLGLLFGYGISWAFDRIFGMIHSVDAGGKVTDHWRLDLSGVGKADWIGLPSFHGPTFQWSAILVALPVVIALVAENAGHVKAVGEMTGDRLDDKLGTAISADGVASMLSTAVGGPPNTTYSENIGVMAATRVYSTAAYWAAAGFALLFGLCPKFGAIVAAIPGGVLGGITVILYGMIGLLGAQIWLNARVDLRNPLNLVPAAAGIIIGVGGVTLKFTDNFSLNGIALGTLVVITGYHALRAMAPAHLKTQEPLLDEGTSSYDEAEDQRASS from the coding sequence ATGGACCTCGGCGTGCGCTGGAAACTGCACGGCGACGGGCGGACGCCCGCCCCCGGAGCGGTCGTCCGCCCCGATGAACGCCTCACTTGGCCCCGCACCTTCGGGCTCGGGGCCCAGCACGTGGTGGCCATGTTCGGGGCGTCCTTCGTCGCGCCCGTGCTCATGGGCCTGGACCCGAACCTCGCGATCATGATGTCCGGCGTCGCGACGGTCATCTTCCTGCTCGCGACGCGCGGCCGTGTGCCCAGCTACCTCGGCTGCTCGCTGTCCTTCGTGGGCGTCGCCGCCGTGATCCGCGCGCAGGGCGGCACCAGCGCGACCGTGACCGGCGCGGTGTTCGTCGTGGGCATCGCCCTGTTCCTGGTGGGACTCGCGGTGCGGCGCTTCGGGGCACGGATCATCCATGCCACGATGCCGCCGATCGTGACCGGCGCGGTCGTCATGCTGATCGGCTTCAATCTCGCGCCGGTGACCGCGTCCACGTACTGGCCGCAGGACCAGTGGACCGCGCTGCTCACCATGCTCTTCACCGGTCTGGCCGTCGTCTGCCTGCGCGGTTTCTGGTCACGGATCGCGATCTTCCTGGGGCTGCTCTTCGGGTACGGGATCTCCTGGGCCTTCGACCGGATCTTCGGCATGATCCACTCGGTGGACGCCGGCGGCAAGGTCACCGACCACTGGCGGCTCGACCTCTCCGGCGTCGGCAAGGCGGACTGGATCGGGCTGCCGTCCTTCCACGGCCCCACCTTCCAGTGGTCGGCGATCCTCGTCGCGCTGCCGGTCGTGATCGCGCTGGTCGCCGAGAACGCCGGTCACGTCAAGGCCGTCGGCGAGATGACCGGCGACCGGCTGGACGACAAGCTGGGCACCGCGATCTCCGCGGACGGCGTCGCCTCGATGCTCTCCACCGCGGTCGGCGGCCCGCCCAACACCACGTACTCCGAGAACATCGGCGTGATGGCCGCGACCCGCGTCTACTCGACCGCCGCCTACTGGGCCGCCGCGGGCTTCGCCCTCCTCTTCGGCCTCTGCCCCAAGTTCGGGGCGATCGTGGCGGCGATCCCGGGCGGCGTCCTCGGCGGCATCACCGTCATCCTGTACGGCATGATCGGCCTGCTCGGCGCCCAGATCTGGCTCAACGCCAGGGTCGACCTGCGCAACCCGCTGAACCTGGTGCCGGCCGCCGCGGGCATCATCATCGGCGTCGGCGGCGTCACGCTGAAGTTCACGGACAACTTCTCCCTGAACGGCATCGCGCTTGGCACCCTCGTCGTGATCACCGGCTACCACGCGCTGCGGGCGATGGCTCCGGCCCACCTCAAGACGCAGGAGCCGCTGCTGGACGAGGGCACCTCCTCGTACGACGAGGCCGAGGATCAGCGCGCCAGCTCGTAG
- a CDS encoding alginate lyase family protein — protein sequence MSARPRLSILLAVVATLATVAVPSAAAHAAPQVPKTAVLDGSRLQQTRIRLDHGDPQLGRALKDLTARADNWLDQGPWTVVDKPKPAPGGDVHDYLSQAPYWWPSQPKTADNPWGCPYVQRDGQRNPEVDTGTDRQDVEKVFDSTYDLSLAWYYTGKKQYAEKAATVLHTWFLAPDTRMNPNLNHGQFIPCKYDGRAIGIIDFSQSYTSVLDAIAILDTGAPGWSKGDRTAMRAWNTDFRDWLANSAFGKEEGAAKNNHGTFYDMQLAALAYATGDRDLARRTVLDARALRIDPQIAADGSQPQELARTRSWHYSTFDLVAYTRLAAIGRHVGVNLWSYEGLDGQSLFKAVDYLLPAATGAEPWAHPELEFHRFAASDIVHAAADAGDRAAQAAVPKLETPPGGDLWALRPAAEQLDSIAG from the coding sequence ATGAGTGCAAGACCCCGTCTGAGCATCCTGCTGGCGGTCGTGGCCACCTTGGCGACCGTCGCCGTTCCCTCCGCCGCGGCGCACGCGGCTCCGCAGGTCCCCAAGACCGCCGTCCTCGACGGCAGCCGGCTCCAGCAGACCCGGATACGCCTGGACCACGGTGACCCCCAACTCGGCCGCGCCCTGAAGGACTTGACGGCCCGCGCCGACAACTGGCTTGACCAGGGCCCCTGGACGGTCGTCGACAAGCCGAAGCCCGCCCCCGGCGGAGACGTCCACGACTACCTCAGCCAGGCGCCGTACTGGTGGCCCTCGCAGCCCAAGACCGCCGACAACCCCTGGGGTTGCCCCTACGTCCAGCGCGACGGCCAGCGCAATCCCGAGGTCGACACCGGCACCGACCGCCAGGACGTCGAGAAGGTCTTCGACTCGACATACGACCTCTCGCTCGCCTGGTACTACACCGGCAAGAAGCAGTACGCCGAGAAGGCCGCCACCGTCCTGCACACCTGGTTCCTCGCCCCGGACACCCGGATGAACCCGAACCTGAACCACGGGCAGTTCATCCCCTGCAAGTACGACGGCCGGGCGATCGGCATCATCGACTTCTCGCAGTCCTACACCAGCGTCCTGGACGCCATCGCGATCCTGGACACGGGCGCCCCCGGCTGGTCCAAGGGCGACCGCACCGCGATGCGCGCCTGGAACACCGACTTCCGCGACTGGCTGGCGAACAGCGCGTTCGGCAAGGAGGAGGGCGCCGCCAAGAACAACCACGGCACCTTCTACGACATGCAGCTCGCCGCGCTGGCGTACGCGACCGGCGACCGGGACCTCGCCCGCCGGACCGTCCTCGACGCACGCGCCCTGCGGATCGACCCGCAGATCGCCGCCGACGGCAGCCAGCCCCAGGAGCTGGCCCGCACCCGCAGCTGGCACTACTCGACCTTCGACCTGGTCGCCTACACCCGGCTCGCGGCCATCGGCCGGCACGTCGGCGTGAACCTCTGGTCGTACGAAGGACTGGACGGCCAGAGCCTGTTCAAGGCGGTCGACTATCTGCTGCCCGCGGCGACGGGTGCCGAGCCGTGGGCCCACCCGGAGCTGGAGTTCCACCGGTTCGCGGCGAGCGACATCGTGCACGCGGCCGCCGACGCGGGGGACCGGGCCGCGCAGGCCGCCGTGCCGAAGCTCGAAACGCCACCCGGCGGTGACCTGTGGGCTCTGCGCCCTGCGGCGGAGCAGCTGGACTCGATCGCGGGCTGA
- a CDS encoding acyl-CoA thioesterase: MTAEAPVAPALSYGQLLPVTVHFDDLDALGLLHNARYPVMVERAWTALWSERGFGFAGDWEAAGDFCNAVKELRISYDAPVNRPGAYAVHLWLDRLGNTGLTYGFRFCSADGAVTYAHGTRVLVRLDAGTLRPTPWSDRFRALGQELLRSQG, translated from the coding sequence GTGACCGCCGAAGCCCCCGTCGCCCCCGCCCTCTCGTACGGGCAGCTCCTCCCCGTCACCGTCCACTTCGACGACCTGGACGCACTCGGGCTGCTGCACAACGCCCGCTATCCGGTGATGGTCGAGCGCGCCTGGACGGCCCTCTGGAGCGAGCGCGGCTTCGGCTTCGCGGGCGACTGGGAGGCGGCGGGCGACTTCTGCAACGCCGTCAAGGAGCTCCGGATCAGCTACGACGCTCCGGTGAACCGGCCGGGCGCGTACGCCGTCCACCTCTGGCTGGACCGGCTCGGGAACACCGGACTGACCTACGGCTTCCGCTTCTGCTCGGCCGATGGCGCGGTGACGTACGCGCACGGCACCAGGGTCCTCGTCCGGCTCGACGCCGGGACGCTGCGCCCGACGCCGTGGAGCGACCGGTTCAGGGCCTTGGGTCAGGAACTGCTGCGCTCGCAGGGCTGA
- a CDS encoding MFS transporter, whose product MSDVVYDLGEVKRARYAVAAVFAVHGAVTGSFATRVPWIQDHASVGAGQLGFALAFTAFGASCSMPLAGRITHRFGSRAALRGLIALWTMALVLPSLAPNLLTLCLAMFTYGATAGMADVAMNALGVEIERLLDKSIISGLHGMWSAGALIGSAAGTLAAHLGSDARLHHALAAAVLTLLGVTACRWVLDLQPAEDEEPPPRFALPPKSALLIGAVGFCAVFAEGASLDWSAVYLRDQLDTSAGLAAASTTGFMLTMAIARLVGDAVVNRFGAVRTVRAGGALAVVGGLLIVVADDAAVAMGGFALLGLGIAVVVPLCFAAAGRSGPNPSQAIAGVATITYTSGLIAPSLIGTVAQATSLVVSFGLVTVLAGGLAALAGVLRAGDRDRPKVSPASAAVPDPRP is encoded by the coding sequence ATGAGTGACGTGGTCTACGACCTGGGCGAGGTGAAGCGCGCCCGGTACGCCGTCGCCGCCGTGTTCGCGGTGCACGGCGCCGTGACGGGCTCGTTCGCGACCCGCGTCCCCTGGATCCAGGACCACGCCTCGGTCGGGGCGGGGCAGCTGGGCTTCGCGCTCGCCTTCACGGCGTTCGGGGCCTCCTGCTCGATGCCGCTGGCGGGACGGATCACCCATCGCTTCGGGTCCCGGGCGGCGCTGCGCGGGCTGATCGCCCTGTGGACGATGGCCCTGGTCCTCCCGTCGCTGGCGCCGAACCTCCTCACCCTCTGTCTGGCGATGTTCACCTACGGCGCCACGGCGGGGATGGCCGATGTCGCCATGAACGCGCTGGGTGTCGAGATCGAGCGGCTCCTCGACAAGTCGATCATCTCCGGGCTGCACGGCATGTGGAGCGCGGGCGCCCTGATCGGCTCGGCCGCGGGCACGCTCGCCGCGCACCTGGGCTCCGACGCGCGTCTGCACCACGCGCTGGCGGCGGCGGTCCTCACGCTCCTCGGCGTGACCGCCTGCCGCTGGGTGCTCGATCTCCAGCCCGCCGAGGACGAGGAGCCGCCGCCGAGGTTCGCGCTGCCGCCCAAGTCCGCCCTGCTCATCGGCGCGGTCGGCTTCTGCGCGGTGTTCGCGGAGGGCGCGAGCCTGGACTGGTCGGCGGTCTATCTGCGGGACCAGCTGGATACCTCGGCCGGTCTCGCGGCGGCGTCGACGACCGGTTTCATGCTGACCATGGCGATCGCCCGGCTGGTGGGCGACGCGGTGGTGAACCGCTTCGGCGCGGTGCGCACCGTACGGGCGGGCGGCGCGCTGGCCGTGGTCGGCGGACTGCTGATCGTCGTCGCGGACGACGCGGCGGTGGCGATGGGCGGCTTCGCGCTGCTCGGCCTCGGTATCGCGGTCGTCGTCCCGCTCTGCTTCGCGGCGGCCGGGCGCAGTGGCCCCAACCCCAGCCAGGCCATCGCGGGCGTCGCCACCATCACGTACACCTCGGGTCTGATCGCGCCGAGTCTGATCGGCACGGTGGCGCAGGCGACGAGTCTGGTGGTGTCGTTCGGGCTGGTCACGGTGCTGGCGGGCGGGCTCGCCGCGCTCGCGGGCGTGCTGCGCGCGGGCGACCGTGACCGTCCGAAGGTCAGCCCTGCGAGCGCAGCAGTTCCTGACCCAAGGCCCTGA